Proteins encoded in a region of the Zunongwangia endophytica genome:
- a CDS encoding alpha/beta fold hydrolase → METQAQYSDKELVKQLPGFTSHLITANNIQLHYVAGGTGQPLICLPGWPQTWYSFHKVMPELAKKYTVIVVDIRGMGSSDKPFNGYDKKTMAKDIFELIQKLGIQKAHVLGHDIGGMVASSLAFNYPQAVDKLILMDGAHPSEAMREMRLLPMPGTFGDKINDKMPFLWWMAFNQVKELPEQLLEGRFRYLLDWLFSYVMLDDAKMSDFDREVAAYHYNRPENIRASNAWYQTFERDIKDMNTYATLQMPVLGMASESSYEFMKQGLPYIAKNVEVIKVEGSGHYFNEENPQAVIDAVLQFLN, encoded by the coding sequence ATGGAAACTCAAGCTCAATATTCAGATAAAGAATTGGTCAAGCAATTACCGGGATTTACCAGCCACCTGATCACGGCAAATAATATTCAATTACATTATGTTGCAGGTGGTACTGGGCAACCGCTTATTTGCCTTCCCGGCTGGCCGCAAACCTGGTATTCTTTTCATAAGGTAATGCCGGAGCTAGCAAAAAAATATACTGTTATTGTAGTCGATATTCGGGGAATGGGCAGCTCAGATAAACCCTTCAATGGCTACGACAAAAAAACGATGGCCAAGGATATTTTTGAACTGATCCAAAAACTAGGGATTCAAAAAGCACATGTATTGGGACACGATATTGGTGGAATGGTGGCTTCAAGTCTTGCTTTTAATTATCCGCAGGCCGTGGATAAACTTATCCTGATGGACGGCGCCCACCCGAGCGAAGCAATGCGGGAAATGCGCCTGCTCCCTATGCCGGGAACTTTTGGAGATAAAATAAATGATAAAATGCCATTTTTATGGTGGATGGCTTTTAATCAGGTAAAGGAATTACCAGAACAGCTATTGGAAGGCCGGTTTAGGTACCTATTAGATTGGTTGTTTTCTTACGTAATGTTGGATGATGCTAAAATGAGTGATTTTGACCGGGAAGTTGCCGCCTACCATTATAATCGGCCTGAAAACATTAGGGCATCTAATGCCTGGTACCAGACTTTTGAACGGGACATCAAGGATATGAATACTTACGCCACCCTGCAAATGCCAGTTCTGGGAATGGCCAGCGAAAGCAGCTACGAATTTATGAAGCAAGGATTGCCCTATATTGCAAAAAATGTAGAGGTGATTAAGGTAGAAGGTTCCGGGCACTATTTTAATGAAGAAAATCCACAGGCCGTCATTGATGCCGTGCTTCAATTTCTAAACTAA
- a CDS encoding SDR family oxidoreductase, with product MILVTGATSDIGQKLCQLLTESNINFQAMCRKEKQIKDFKQQGINAVLGDFQHPESLKAAMKGCESLILITPPTQEQVEWEKAAIDAAKTSAIKYIVKVSASDANIRSAVPWAKSHATIDHYLRGSGIAWTILKPTAFMQNFLSSNKPISRGYLPQVAGDGKVAYIDSRDVAYVALEVLKDKENHRFATYYLTGPETLDMKEIAGQLSGVLDMKVRYLNLPKLVFRTILGLSGASSWFASGIVVQFADVVAGAHALDISYEVKRIGKREPNSFVAFAREHKKTFSDELS from the coding sequence ATGATTTTAGTAACCGGAGCAACAAGTGATATAGGGCAAAAACTTTGTCAATTATTGACCGAATCCAATATCAATTTTCAGGCGATGTGCCGAAAAGAAAAACAAATCAAAGACTTTAAGCAGCAAGGAATAAACGCCGTGCTAGGTGATTTTCAACATCCTGAAAGTTTGAAAGCTGCTATGAAGGGCTGTGAAAGTTTAATTTTAATAACGCCACCCACACAAGAACAGGTAGAATGGGAGAAAGCGGCCATAGATGCTGCCAAAACAAGCGCTATAAAATATATTGTCAAGGTTTCGGCCTCAGATGCCAACATTAGGTCAGCCGTACCCTGGGCAAAATCACACGCCACTATCGATCATTACCTACGTGGTTCTGGCATAGCGTGGACTATTCTGAAACCTACGGCTTTTATGCAGAATTTCCTTTCTTCAAATAAACCGATTTCTCGAGGTTATCTGCCTCAGGTAGCAGGAGATGGAAAAGTAGCGTATATCGATTCACGCGATGTTGCCTATGTGGCTTTAGAGGTTTTAAAAGACAAAGAGAATCATAGATTTGCTACTTATTATCTCACAGGGCCTGAAACTTTGGATATGAAAGAAATTGCAGGTCAATTGTCTGGCGTTCTAGATATGAAAGTACGCTATCTGAATCTTCCCAAGCTTGTTTTCCGAACTATCTTAGGACTTTCTGGAGCTTCGAGTTGGTTCGCTAGTGGAATTGTGGTTCAATTTGCAGATGTTGTGGCTGGAGCTCACGCTTTAGATATTTCTTATGAAGTGAAGCGTATTGGCAAACGTGAACCAAATTCGTTTGTAGCGTTTGCTCGGGAGCATAAGAAAACCTTCAGCGATGAACTGTCTTAA
- a CDS encoding TolC family protein: protein MFEETFSRTQDRYYNGQTTALDLRDTQIALFNAKVQVNEIKLQLVNSRIRLESLKGTLMSAIQ, encoded by the coding sequence ATGTTTGAAGAAACCTTCAGCAGGACACAAGATCGCTATTACAATGGGCAGACCACTGCACTCGATTTGCGAGATACACAAATCGCGCTGTTTAATGCCAAAGTTCAGGTAAATGAAATCAAGCTACAACTGGTGAATAGTAGAATACGCTTAGAAAGCTTGAAAGGGACGCTGATGAGTGCAATTCAATGA
- a CDS encoding TetR/AcrR family transcriptional regulator — MIDTKKQLRSTSRHTQIVNGADIVLKENGVQQFTIDKVVDYLGIAKGTFYKYFESKDDVLAEVSIKALSLMLNYFKLSQREDQVGIENTKAFILSSYAFSLDYPAYFELIIYMERPEFKSEVDGYKKISDKVTGFVIDHLKNQQEKGIIRKDIDPVYGTFVLWGSSMGVMQFMEAKKVFIEDVKHLSQNEMMKTYVDMIINGVT; from the coding sequence ATGATAGACACTAAAAAACAGCTTCGTTCAACTTCACGCCATACGCAGATAGTAAATGGTGCCGATATTGTTCTTAAGGAAAATGGGGTACAGCAATTTACCATCGATAAGGTAGTGGATTATTTAGGGATTGCTAAAGGAACATTTTATAAATATTTTGAAAGTAAGGATGATGTTTTAGCCGAGGTAAGTATAAAAGCATTAAGCTTAATGTTGAATTATTTTAAGCTAAGCCAGCGTGAAGATCAGGTGGGTATTGAAAATACCAAAGCCTTTATTCTTTCCAGTTACGCATTTTCACTAGATTATCCTGCTTATTTCGAACTCATCATATATATGGAGCGACCAGAATTTAAAAGTGAAGTCGATGGTTATAAAAAAATAAGCGATAAAGTTACCGGTTTTGTGATCGATCATTTAAAAAATCAACAAGAAAAAGGAATCATCAGGAAAGATATAGATCCAGTATATGGAACTTTTGTCTTATGGGGCAGTTCTATGGGGGTGATGCAGTTTATGGAAGCTAAAAAAGTTTTTATTGAGGATGTAAAGCACCTGAGCCAGAACGAAATGATGAAAACCTATGTCGATATGATTATCAACGGAGTTACTTAA
- a CDS encoding Crp/Fnr family transcriptional regulator, translated as MKSFTEFIQSKVFITEELLREVLTKFQEKEYAPHQVLLKRGQIANQYYFIISGGLRFFSGENENEHTAWAFFDGEFITEISSLAPRKPTRFTIESIGKTRLLVIARTDMDVLYARFPIWQEFGRKIWEDICIQQIEQNVNYQTLTAEGIYLKLMENREFIQKMPVKQLASILGITPNALSRIRRNIK; from the coding sequence ATGAAATCATTTACTGAATTTATACAATCAAAAGTTTTTATTACAGAGGAACTATTACGGGAAGTGCTTACTAAATTTCAGGAAAAAGAATATGCGCCCCATCAGGTGCTGCTTAAACGGGGACAGATTGCTAATCAGTATTATTTTATCATTTCGGGAGGATTACGTTTCTTTTCAGGAGAAAACGAAAATGAACATACAGCTTGGGCTTTTTTTGATGGGGAATTCATTACGGAAATTAGTAGTCTGGCACCTCGTAAACCTACACGTTTTACGATTGAATCGATTGGTAAAACCCGGTTATTGGTTATCGCACGCACTGATATGGATGTGCTGTATGCGCGATTTCCTATATGGCAGGAGTTTGGACGTAAAATTTGGGAGGATATTTGTATTCAGCAAATTGAGCAAAATGTAAATTATCAGACCTTAACGGCGGAAGGCATTTATTTAAAACTAATGGAAAACAGGGAGTTTATTCAAAAAATGCCGGTAAAACAGTTGGCCAGTATTTTGGGGATTACTCCCAATGCATTGAGCAGGATTAGGAGGAATATAAAATAA
- a CDS encoding SDR family NAD(P)-dependent oxidoreductase — MKTVFITGANKGIGLETSKQLAELGYMVNVGSRNKTKGQKALENFKNRGITNVGLIEIDVTNSLKRLLNLILKIYSSRNKYIA; from the coding sequence ATGAAAACAGTATTTATAACAGGAGCTAACAAAGGAATCGGATTAGAAACGTCTAAACAGTTGGCTGAATTAGGTTATATGGTTAATGTAGGAAGTAGGAATAAAACGAAAGGACAGAAAGCATTAGAAAATTTTAAAAATAGAGGAATTACAAACGTAGGCCTTATTGAGATTGATGTAACAAATAGCCTTAAACGTTTGCTTAATTTAATTTTGAAAATATATAGCTCTAGAAATAAATACATTGCGTAA